GTTCCTTGTTGAACAGTACACGTTTGAGGCAGGAGCTCGCAAACTCAAGGAAAACCTTTTTGCGATTGTGCGTGCGATCAATAAACAGAGACTAATCGAACCGGAGTCGGTCGAGTTCCCGTATAAAATTGATCGGGAAACGATCATTCACTTCCGCGATGAGCCGAAAATTGAATTTAAGAAAATTGCTAAGGGTCCTATGGTAGGCATGGTCAACGGCCTTTATGCGACGACAGCAGGTATTGGCGGTTTGACGATTGTTCAGGTCTATAAGACTTTAGCAAGAGAGCGTCTGGAACTTACCCTAACAGGAAGTCAGGGAGATGTCATGAAGGAAAGCATGACAGTTGCCCGTTCTGTTGCCTGGAATTTAGTCCCAGAGGAAGTGCGTAAACGCGTGATGAAAGGGCCGGTCGAAGGCTTGCACATCCATGCACCGGAAGGAGCAACGCCAAAAGATGGTCCGTCGGCAGGCGGTGCGATCACAACAGCGATTGTCTCTTTTCTGACCGGAATTCCCATACGCAACGATGTGGCGATGACCGGAGAGATCGACCTGATTGGGAGGATCTCGAAGATCGGAGGCTTAGCTGCAAAATTGCACGGTGCAAAACGGTCAGGAGTGAAACTGGCTTTGTGCCCGCGGGACAATGCGAAAGATTTGGAGAAAATCAAGAAAAAATATCCGGAATTGATCGATGATTCTTTTCAGGTTGTCATGGTTGATACAATCCATGATATCCTTGACCACGCGTTAGTGAAGAATTCGATCCCTCGCCCTCCGGAGTATGCTCCTTTTACGTTGCTGCCTCCATCGGAAATCATCGAAGTTGTCGACCCGATGAAGCCTGTGGATACGACGATTGGCTCGTCATCTGATGATGAGAATAATGGATACGGTAAATAAAGTTGTTGGGCCCCTGCTGCTTTGCGGGGGCCAACACCTTCTTAAGAGCGCAGTTCGCTTAATAACGCTTGGTGGATTTGACCGTTGGAAGCAACGAGACGTCCTGAGTGGATATCGACAGGAGCGCCGTCATAAGCTGTTACGATCCCTCCAGCTTCCTTGATGAGAAGGACTCCTGCGGAGATATCCCAGGCATTCAACCCCCGTTCCCAATAGCCGTCCAAACGCCCTGCCGCCACATACGCTAAATCTATGGCTGCCGAACCTCCGCGCCTGACCCCTTGACTGATATGGGTCATTCGGCAGAATTCGGCATAGTTGTTATCCGGGTTTGTGCGGCGATCGTAAGCGAAACCTGTAGAAAGCAGGCTTTTTCCAAGCGAATTGACGCTGGAGACTCGCAAAGGAGATCCATTGATCCAAGATCCTTTTCCTTTTTCTCCCTGAAACAGTTCATTCATGATGGGATTGTAGACAACCCCAACGATGGGTTCGCCAGCTGCAAGAAGCGCAATAGAAATTGAGACAAATGGGTATTGATGTGTGTAATTTGTTGTGCCGTCAAGAGGATCGACTACCCAGCAAAAGGGGCTTTCCTCAATCATATGGCTGCCAGATTCTTCAGAGAGGATGGAGTGCTCAGGAAAGTTTTCTTTGAGTTTTCCCAGTATTAATGCCTCTGACTCCTTGTCAGCTTCTGTAACAAGATCCCAGCTGTATTTTTTCTCTTGGACATGAGCGAGCCTTCCCCAGTATTTTCTGAGGATCTCTCCTGCCTCTTGTGCAATGTGTGTGGCTTGATTAAGATAAGTTGTCACGCGATGCCAAAATGGTTTCAAGAAGGGAGCGAAAGAATTGCTCTCTTTGAGGTTCATGATTTTTAAGGGTGCTGAGAACCAAGGAAGGAATTGTCGGAATGTGTTCAATGTGAGGATAGGCGTATTCAGGATGCACGCCGGAAAGGATCGCCTTTCCTTTGCCTATAGAACACTCGACTACAGCTGCCGGATTGCCGGGCAGTTCCGCGTAGGTTGCTAAAACGCGGGTATTGGTGTAGGCGGCGGCATCAACAAAAGCGCACCCCCCATTGAAATAGATGGGAAGCAAGCTGTTTTCCATCCAATGGATGTGCGCAGCTTGACTTCCGCTTTCATCTTCATACTTGAACAGATTCGGTCCAAAAGCGGATCCGCGCGCAATGCCGGGGAAAAAACCCAGCTCTCTTTTTCCAACCACCTCAAGCGGGTGCCCCTTCTCAAATTCCACTTCGGCACTGCCATAGTATCCTCCTGCGCAAATCCCAAGATAAGCGCCCCCTTCTTCAACATAGCGGCGGATATTTTCGTTGGGTTTCCCTTTAAGTGATTGATGGTAGGGAGTGTCGCGGCCTCCAGGGAAGATTAACAGACTGGCGTCTTTTTCCCAACCGCTTGCAGCTAGCGCCTTTCGGTTGACTCTTTGAAGTTTGTATTTTTCGTGGAGTTTTAGAGATTTTAGGGCCTTAATAAGAAGGCGGACTGACCGAGGTCCTGCTCCTTCATCTGCGTAAACCAAAATGGCCATGGGCTGAAGTGAATTCGAAAACTGATTTTGGACGCTCTTGATAGCTTTTAACTTCTGTTTAGATTGCTGCTCTAGCGTTGGCTCCGAGTTCACTTCAGTATTGAGTTCTCTTATGATTGCCGTTTGGAAATGAAAATTGTTGCTGCGGTCGCTTTCAAGATTTCTCCTGGGATGAACGGCAGCAGGCCAACTAAAAAGGCACTGTTCATGCCGATGAAAGCTCCTAGCCAAAGAGTCCCTAATCCAAGTTGTAGAAAGGAGATCAAAACGAGAGCTCCCATCAGAGCCAAAGAGGTCATGCGGCTCCTATTTTCTGCACATAACCCGACTAAATACGCCTGCACGGCAAATCCGATTAAATATCCTCCGCTGGCTCCGATTAACGCCAATGGAGCAGAAACTCCGCCGGCCGCTACCGGAAGCCCATAGCAAAGCAGGCCAAGATAGGATGCAACAGCAAAAAAACCTTTGCGGCGGCCAAGAAAACCTGCAACCAGCATCACCGCCAATGTTTGCAAACTAAGAGGAATAGGGGAAAAAAGAGAGGAATCTTGATTTGCGCGCATAACGCAATCAACAAAGACCCTCCAAGGATTTGAAACAGAGCCGTAGAAAAACTTGATGTCTGCTCTGTTTGATGAGAGCTAATGGAAATCGCTTGTATTGTCATAATTAGACTCCTGTCTTAAGAAGGATAGACAAAATTTTACCCAATTCTGTTTCCAAGAGTCAATCAGATTTTTTGTCGGGGTCCACGATCCTTCGCACTTCCTCAGGCATCTCTTCAAGACGGGGGGAGACAGCGTCTTCTCCTTTTTCTTCAAGATCTTTGAGGTAGTCGTCGTAATATTTGTACTTTGAAGGATTTTTTTCGTGATATTCACGCAAAACTTGGCATTTGCGGCAGAAGTTGTCATCTGCCTGCAAAGAAAAAAGTGCGGATGAAAAAAATGCTGTAAACAGTGCGGCGCGGATCATGGTATCCTCCTGGTAGTTCTTCCCATTCATAATTCCAAAACGTTTTGACAGCAAGATCTTTCTGCACGCTCGGCATCCTTCTAATGAAAAGGGAAATCTGATATAAACAAATCTAAAAAAAACGGAATTTTTTTGATGTTTTTTCACCGCCGGACGATACCAGGACTTGCTATCCATTCTTATCTTATTGGCAATGAGTCTTCAGGAGAATGCGCAGTGATCGATCCTGTAAGGGATGTTGAAGAATATCTTCAATTGACGAAGGAAAATGGACTGGAAATTTGCTATATCCTGGAAACGCATGTGCATGCGGACTTTGTGAGTGGATCCAAAGAGCTCAAGAAAGCTTCTAAGGGGAAAGCGCAAATTTATTGTTCTGGATTGGGAGGAGAAGCGTGGACGCCTTCTTATGCAGACTGCGTAGTTAAAGATGGAGATGAAATTGCGATGGGCAACCTTGTCCTTAAGGCCATTCATACTCCCGGCCACACGCCCGAGCATATTTCCTGGCTTTTATCCGAAGACGGCGAAGAGATCAAGCTTTTCACGGGAGATTTGCTTTTTGTAGGAGCCGTTGGCAGGCCGGATCTTCTTGGCAAGGAGGAAATGGATCGACTTTCCCACCAACTTTATGACAGTGTTTTCAAGAAACTGAGCCAATTTTCCGATTTTGTCGAAGTGAGGCCGGCGCATGGAGCAGGTTCGCTTTGCGGGAAAGCACTCGGTTCAGCTCCTTACTCTTCTATGGGAATTGAGCGGAGCCATAATCTCTATCTTAAGGAAAAACCGGAAAATGAGTGGATCAATGCATTGCTAGATGAGATGCCGTTGGCTCCTCACTATTTTACCCGAATGAAAAAGGTGAATATCAAAGGGGCTGAATTTGTGGAAAAGGTAACAAAGGATCTGAAACCTCTAACAGTTAAAGAAGTGAAGGAAAAATCAGCGGAAGGGGCAATGTTTTTGGATTTGCGCTCCAAAGAGGCGTTTTCAAGTGCTCATATTCCTGGCTCTATCAATATTCCGATCAGCCCTCAAGTGAGTACTTGGGCAGGATGGGTCCTTCCCTATCCGACTCCGGTTGTTCTTATCCTAGAAGAAGATGAGCATTTAGAGCCAGCTGTCACACAACTTT
This genomic window from Waddlia chondrophila WSU 86-1044 contains:
- a CDS encoding inositol monophosphatase family protein — translated: MNLKESNSFAPFLKPFWHRVTTYLNQATHIAQEAGEILRKYWGRLAHVQEKKYSWDLVTEADKESEALILGKLKENFPEHSILSEESGSHMIEESPFCWVVDPLDGTTNYTHQYPFVSISIALLAAGEPIVGVVYNPIMNELFQGEKGKGSWINGSPLRVSSVNSLGKSLLSTGFAYDRRTNPDNNYAEFCRMTHISQGVRRGGSAAIDLAYVAAGRLDGYWERGLNAWDISAGVLLIKEAGGIVTAYDGAPVDIHSGRLVASNGQIHQALLSELRS
- a CDS encoding BPL-N domain-containing protein, whose translation is MNSEPTLEQQSKQKLKAIKSVQNQFSNSLQPMAILVYADEGAGPRSVRLLIKALKSLKLHEKYKLQRVNRKALAASGWEKDASLLIFPGGRDTPYHQSLKGKPNENIRRYVEEGGAYLGICAGGYYGSAEVEFEKGHPLEVVGKRELGFFPGIARGSAFGPNLFKYEDESGSQAAHIHWMENSLLPIYFNGGCAFVDAAAYTNTRVLATYAELPGNPAAVVECSIGKGKAILSGVHPEYAYPHIEHIPTIPSLVLSTLKNHEPQREQFFRSLLETILASRDNLS
- a CDS encoding biotin transporter BioY, which gives rise to MRANQDSSLFSPIPLSLQTLAVMLVAGFLGRRKGFFAVASYLGLLCYGLPVAAGGVSAPLALIGASGGYLIGFAVQAYLVGLCAENRSRMTSLALMGALVLISFLQLGLGTLWLGAFIGMNSAFLVGLLPFIPGEILKATAATIFISKRQS
- a CDS encoding MBL fold metallo-hydrolase codes for the protein MFFHRRTIPGLAIHSYLIGNESSGECAVIDPVRDVEEYLQLTKENGLEICYILETHVHADFVSGSKELKKASKGKAQIYCSGLGGEAWTPSYADCVVKDGDEIAMGNLVLKAIHTPGHTPEHISWLLSEDGEEIKLFTGDLLFVGAVGRPDLLGKEEMDRLSHQLYDSVFKKLSQFSDFVEVRPAHGAGSLCGKALGSAPYSSMGIERSHNLYLKEKPENEWINALLDEMPLAPHYFTRMKKVNIKGAEFVEKVTKDLKPLTVKEVKEKSAEGAMFLDLRSKEAFSSAHIPGSINIPISPQVSTWAGWVLPYPTPVVLILEEDEHLEPAVTQLLRIGYDCILGFLKGGIREWETSGSKLSELNILSVQDLIKNLGDTFVVDIRTKSEWDRGHIQSAHFIEGGQIAERINEIPKDRQVAVICGSGFRASIIASLLKRSGYDKISNVFGGMQAWIQEGYPVSGQ